From a single Porites lutea chromosome 10, jaPorLute2.1, whole genome shotgun sequence genomic region:
- the LOC140949578 gene encoding histamine H2 receptor-like codes for METWFWILGWVLSFLTITGNLFTIFLICSRRNLRTKTNAFILSLAVADFFVGLSVIPSMFFCDNFCEWPRRWLSWVNFTRWLFSNASVVNLCVLVLDRFIAIVHPLKYITFMNRRRITQVIFFSWLLTVSFNVLKVTLYMFYFRKIRVIFIWLIVIFFEFLPCVVLISCFASMIFHVHKHDRSARIVAKQLRFNHQVSFKTHHEKSAVIMMGIVIGVFLVCYGMYLRCSFLILFHTTSSPCNDENYKIPVLVLNSTFNPLAYAFLKRDIKREVKRIFCVLKENRVKSLLSMCRLVLGYSFENQA; via the exons ATGGAgacctggttttggattctCGGCTGGGTTCTTTCATTTCTGACCATCACTGGAAATTTATTTACAATCTTCCTCATCTgcagcagacgaaatctccgcaccaaaaccaacgcgttTATTCTTTCACTCGCCGTGGCAGATTTCTTTGTTGGTTTGAGCGTTATTCCCTCAATGTTCTTCTGCGACAACTTCTGCGAATGGCCTCGACGTTGGCTGTCTTGGGTGAATTTTACAAGATGGTTGTTTAGTAATGCATCTGTTGTAAACTTATGCGTCTTAGTACTGGATCGTTTTATTGCCATCGTCCATCCTCTAAAATACATTACATTTATGAATCGCCGCCGAATTAcccaagttatttttttctcttggctTCTAACAGTTAGTTTTAATGTGCTAAAAGTTACCCTCTAtatgttttatttcagaaaAATTCGTGTTATCTTTATTTGGCTGATTGTAATTTTCTTCGAGTTCCTTCCATGTGTTGTATTAATATCCTGCTTTGCATCAATGATATTTCACGTACACAAGCATGATCGGTCAGCACGCATCGTCGCAAAacagttacgttttaaccatcagGTGTCGTTTAAAACCCATCACGAGAAGTCTGCAGTAATAATGATGGGTattgtgataggagtgtttcttgtttgctatggGATGTATCTGCGCTGTAGTTTTTTAATACTATTCCACACTACCTCGTCGCCATGCAATgatgaaaactacaaaattccTGTCTTGGTTTTAAACTCGACCTTTAACCCGCTGGCCTATGCCTTTTTGAAAAGAGATATAAAAAGAGAGGTTAAAAGAATT TTTTGCGTACTCAAAGAGAATAGAGTAaaatctttgttgagcatgtgcCGCTTGGTGCTTGGATACAGTTTCGAAAACCAGGCTTAA